The DNA segment CCCAGTCGATCGACACGGCGGGCAGCCCGCCCGCGTTCGCGTGGATTCTCTCGGCGACGCTCTCCGTGAGCCCCGCCTCGACGAGCCCCTCGACGCCGGCCGCCCGGACCTCTCCCGGAGCGGTGATCCCCTCGGCGGCGAGCTTGCTCGCCCGACCCGGTCCGACGCCGTCGATCGCGGTCAGCCCGACCGCGTCGTCGCTCACGCCGTACTCGATGCGGGCCTCCAGCCGGCGAACGAGGGTCGCGTCGGCGGGTCCGGCGAATCGTTCGCAGAAGGCGTGGAGCGCAGCGAGCAGCCTGAGGGCGTTCTGCCGGATCACCCAGGCGTCGCCCGAGAGCTCCGAGGGAGTGGTGCCGTTCATCGCCCCCCGGAGGACGGCGAGCACCTTCCGCTCGCCCGCGTCGAGGTCCGAGTCGGAGCCCCCGAGCGCCGCGCGTATCGCATCGCGCTCGGCCTTGCGTGCGCTGACGCTGTCGAACTCCGTCGCCTGCGCGACCGTCCGCAGGATCGGATCAGTCCCGATCGTCTCGCCGTCCGCGAGCGCGTGAAAGCGCTCGGCGGTCGAGAGCCGGAGGTAGTACTGCGAGGCGAGCACCCCCAACGGGGTGGCCTCGATCGAGAGCTCCTCTCCGAGCGAGACGAATCCGCGATCGACCAACGAATCGAGCGTCGCGCGCACGCGCTCGCGTAGCGTGTCGAAACCGTACTTCTCGGGTTTGCTCCGGGCGCGCACGTAGTAGAAGGTGGTCTCGATCCACGTCATCACGTCCTCGAGGTCCCGGATGGTCCCGAGCGCGATCTCGGCGTTGAGATGGGCGTCGAGGTCCTCGGCGAGCCGGGACTCGATCTCCTTTCCCTCCCGCAGCAACCGGCGGTACTTATCCGCCTCCGAGCGGTCGCAGATCACCCAGCCGTAGCCCACGTCGTCGTAGCCCGGCCGGCCCGCGCGCCCGAGCATCTGGAGGACGTCCAGCGGGCTCATGTCGACCTCGCCCTCGAGGGGGTCGTGGAGCTTGGTGTCGCGGATCACCACGCATCGTGCGGGAAGGTTCACCCCCCACGCGAGCGTCGAGGTCGAGAACAGCAGCTGGATCTTCCCCTCCTTGAACCAGCCCTCGATCAGGTCGCGGTCGTTCTTCGAGAGTCCCGCGTGGTGGAAGCCGACGCCGTCGAGCGCCGACTGGCGGAGCGTGTCGTTCTCCAACTGTTGGGTCTCGGTGTGGAAGTCGTAGTCGCCGCGCGCGCCGACGGGCACGTCGCGCTGTGCGAGCTCGTCGCGCGACTTCTTCGCCGCCTGGACGGTGTCCTGGCGCGAGGAGACGAACACCAGCGCCTGGCCGTCCTCGCGGACGTGGGGTTCGGCGAGATCGAGCGCACGATACAGCCGACGGTACTTATCGGCAAAGGAGTTCTCGCCGTGGGAGTAGGTCTTCACGTCGGCGTGGAGTTCCACCGGTCGGTAGTCGTCGCCGAAGGAGAACGTCGCCTCGGGCGGCGCGTCGAGCCAGTCGGCGACGTCCTCGACGTTGGGCATCGTCGCCGAGAGCGCGACGATCCGGACGTCACAGAGCCGCCGCAGCCGGGAGACCGTCGCCTCAAGCACCGATCCGCGCTTCTCGGAATCGAGGAGGTGGACCTCGTCGATCACGCAGCAGTCCACGCCGGTAATGAAGTCGTAACGGCGACCGTCGTGTTTTCTCGTCGCCGAGTCGGCCTTCTCGGGGGTCATCACGAGGATGTCCGCGCGGCGAGCCCGACGGGGGTTCAGATCGCGCTCGCCGGTGACGACGTAGACCGAGTAGCCCAGCGACTCGAAGCGCTCCCACTCGCCCTCCTTCTCGTTCGTGAGCGCACGCATGGGCGCGATGAACAGCGCGGTGCCCCCTTCCCGGAGGGTCCGACAGATGGCGAGCTCCGCGAGCGCCGTCTTGCCGGAGGCGGTGGGCGCGCTCGCGACGACGTTGACCTCCTCGTCGAGCAGCGCCGGGAGCGCCTCGCGCTGCATCGCGTTGAACTCCTCGAAGGGAAACGCCTCCGCGAACTCGGGCAGCGCTTCGGCGACCTGCATCTGTCGGGTAGGGGGCCCCGGAGAGGAAAGGCGTTTCTAGTCGCCACCGTCGCCCGCGTCGGCGTCCTCTGTGCCGTCCTCGTCCTCCCCTCCTTCGGCCTCGCCGACGTCGTCCTCGTCGACGTCGACCTCGTCGAGGTCGGCGCCGAACCCCTTGAGCAGCGCCCGCGCCAGCGCGGCGACCGGGATGATCTCGAGGCGGCCGATCCACATGTTCGTCATCAGGATCCCCTTCGCCGCGTCGGGCATCGTCGGACCGGTGGGCCCCGCCGAGAGGCCGACGTTGCCCTGGGCGCTCGCCACCTCGAAGAGGACGACCTCGAGCGGCAGGTCGAGCACGAGCAGCAGGCAGATCACGCCGAAGAGAAGCAGAAAGATCCAGAGCAGGCCGACCGCGGCGGCCTGATCGAACTCCGAGGAGGAGTGATCGACGGTGGCCTCGCCCTCCGCCTCGGCGATCTGGGGGGTACGCTGGACATCGGGGAAGAACGCCTCGGTCATCCGGTAGTACGAGCCCTTGGTCAGCGACATGAAGCGGATGACCTTGATCCCGCCCGCGGTCGAGCCCGACGCGCCGCCGACGGTCATCGCGCCGACGAGCAACAGCTGTGCCTCGAGCGACCAGACCGTTCCCAGGGCGGTGTCGGTCTGGAAGCCCGTGCAGGTGAGCGCCGACACGAACTGGAACGCGCCGAACCGGACGGCGTCGCCGGGACTCACGAACGGCCCGGCGAAGAGGAACAGCCCGACGAGGAGGACGCCGGCGCCGAGGATCCCGAGCAGCCAGCGCGTCTGTCGGTCGGCGTAGAGCGCGTGGACGTCACCCCGCAGGGCGTAGTAGTGGACGGCGAAGGAGATCGCTCCGAGCGCCATGACCGGCAGCAGGACGGCCTCGATGACCGGGTCGTCGTAGCTCGCGATCCCGTCGGGGGTGACCGTGAACCCGCCGGTGGAGATGCCGGTCATCCCGTGGTTGATCGCCTGCCAGGCCGGCATGCCCGCGGCCCACAGCGCGAGCACGGAGCCGGCGGTGAGCGCGACGAACACCCACCAGATCGCCCGCAGCGTCTCCTCGGTGCTCTCGCCGATCGTCTCGACGGCGGCCTTCTCCTCGTAGAGCTCCCTGAACGCGCCGCTCTCGCCGGTGAGCACGACAGCCGCCGCGAGCACGACGACGCCGACGCCGCCGATCCACTGGACCAGCGAACGCCACCACTGGATCGTCGCCGGGAGCACCGACTCGTCGAGTGCCATCGTCAGTCCGGTTCCGGTGACGCCGCTCATCCCCTCGAACGCCGCGTTCGTCGGCGAGAGGAAGACGACGAGCGTCCGGTCGAGTTCGGGGGTCGCGAACCGGGAGGGGTCGAGCGCGACCGTCCAGGCGACGAAGAGAATCGGCAGGCCACAGAGCACGCCGCTGAACAGCCACGCGAGCGCGGCGGTGACGAGCCCGTGGGCGGGATCGGTGTCCGGGGAGTCGGTCCCCCAGCGGTTCAGGACGGCGCCGAGCCCGGCGGTGAGTGCGGCCGAGAGGAGGAAACCGGGGATCGCGTACCACTCGCGCCAGACCGCCGCCACCAGCGTCGATCCCGCCATCAGTCCGCCGAGGAGCACGAACAGGGTACCGAGGTCACCCCCGATCGTCCTCGCGTCGTCCCACATTGGGGGGTCTCGAGTCGCCCTCCTGCAGAAGCTTCGCCTTGCGTTCGACGGGGACGAGCGGTTCCCGTAGGCTTTTGCCCGATCGGTCCCCAGTACGTCCAATGAGCCTCTCGCGCAAGCCCGACTGGCTGAAGACCCGACCGCCGTCGGGCCAGGAGTTCGCCGGGATCAGACGCACCCTGCGCGATCACGACCTCCACACCGTCTGTGAGGAGGCGAACTGTCCGAACCTGGGCGAGTGCTGGAGCGGCGGCGCCTCCGGCGAAGGGGGTACCGCGACGTTCATGCTGATGGGCGATCGCTGCTCGCGGGGCTGTAACTTCTGTGACGTCGAGACGGGCGGAATGGAGCCGCTCGATCCCGACGAGCCCGCGAACGTCGCGAGCGCGATCGCCGAGATCGGCCTCGACTACGTCGTGCTCACGAGCGTGGATCGCGACGACCTGCCCGACCAGGGCGCGGGCCACTTCGCCGAGACGATCCGCGAGATCAAGGAGCGCCACCCGGGCATCCTCGTCGAGGTGCTGATTCCCGACTTCCGAGGCGAACCCGAGCTAGTGAGAGAGATCATCGACGCCGAGCCCGACGTCATCGCCCACAACGTCGAGACGGTCGAACGCCTCCAGTGGCCAGTCCGCGACAAGCGCGCGGGCTACGACCAGAGCCTCTCCGTGCTCCGGCAGGTGAGCCGCGAGTCGGAGATCTACACCAAGACGAGCC comes from the Halalkalicoccus sp. CG83 genome and includes:
- a CDS encoding DEAD/DEAH box helicase encodes the protein MQVAEALPEFAEAFPFEEFNAMQREALPALLDEEVNVVASAPTASGKTALAELAICRTLREGGTALFIAPMRALTNEKEGEWERFESLGYSVYVVTGERDLNPRRARRADILVMTPEKADSATRKHDGRRYDFITGVDCCVIDEVHLLDSEKRGSVLEATVSRLRRLCDVRIVALSATMPNVEDVADWLDAPPEATFSFGDDYRPVELHADVKTYSHGENSFADKYRRLYRALDLAEPHVREDGQALVFVSSRQDTVQAAKKSRDELAQRDVPVGARGDYDFHTETQQLENDTLRQSALDGVGFHHAGLSKNDRDLIEGWFKEGKIQLLFSTSTLAWGVNLPARCVVIRDTKLHDPLEGEVDMSPLDVLQMLGRAGRPGYDDVGYGWVICDRSEADKYRRLLREGKEIESRLAEDLDAHLNAEIALGTIRDLEDVMTWIETTFYYVRARSKPEKYGFDTLRERVRATLDSLVDRGFVSLGEELSIEATPLGVLASQYYLRLSTAERFHALADGETIGTDPILRTVAQATEFDSVSARKAERDAIRAALGGSDSDLDAGERKVLAVLRGAMNGTTPSELSGDAWVIRQNALRLLAALHAFCERFAGPADATLVRRLEARIEYGVSDDAVGLTAIDGVGPGRASKLAAEGITAPGEVRAAGVEGLVEAGLTESVAERIHANAGGLPAVSIDWGAFPEEIARGENELREVGVASTEGGGRAAIRVVVNGDVEMTATTAYLGSTTVPVGVFGADDDLTYTVEVAFPDLPIAPVSESRSVRVV
- a CDS encoding TrkH family potassium uptake protein, translating into MWDDARTIGGDLGTLFVLLGGLMAGSTLVAAVWREWYAIPGFLLSAALTAGLGAVLNRWGTDSPDTDPAHGLVTAALAWLFSGVLCGLPILFVAWTVALDPSRFATPELDRTLVVFLSPTNAAFEGMSGVTGTGLTMALDESVLPATIQWWRSLVQWIGGVGVVVLAAAVVLTGESGAFRELYEEKAAVETIGESTEETLRAIWWVFVALTAGSVLALWAAGMPAWQAINHGMTGISTGGFTVTPDGIASYDDPVIEAVLLPVMALGAISFAVHYYALRGDVHALYADRQTRWLLGILGAGVLLVGLFLFAGPFVSPGDAVRFGAFQFVSALTCTGFQTDTALGTVWSLEAQLLLVGAMTVGGASGSTAGGIKVIRFMSLTKGSYYRMTEAFFPDVQRTPQIAEAEGEATVDHSSSEFDQAAAVGLLWIFLLLFGVICLLLVLDLPLEVVLFEVASAQGNVGLSAGPTGPTMPDAAKGILMTNMWIGRLEIIPVAALARALLKGFGADLDEVDVDEDDVGEAEGGEDEDGTEDADAGDGGD
- the lipA gene encoding lipoyl synthase; translation: MSLSRKPDWLKTRPPSGQEFAGIRRTLRDHDLHTVCEEANCPNLGECWSGGASGEGGTATFMLMGDRCSRGCNFCDVETGGMEPLDPDEPANVASAIAEIGLDYVVLTSVDRDDLPDQGAGHFAETIREIKERHPGILVEVLIPDFRGEPELVREIIDAEPDVIAHNVETVERLQWPVRDKRAGYDQSLSVLRQVSRESEIYTKTSLMLGVGEHAHEIYQALSDLREIDVDVVTLGQYLQPSRSHLDVSRYVHPHEFDTWRRVAEEELDFLYCASGPMVRSSYKAGELFVESVLREGKNVEAARRTARAND